The window GTTTATTAGTTCGTTCTTATGATCACTCAAAAGAATAGAAGTTAATGATAAAAAGCCAATGAGTCTTTATTCAAAGATTCATTGGCTTTTCGTTTAGCATGAGTTTTTATATCAGAAGCAACCGTTTAATTTTTAGTTGAATATACTATAAAGACTTTGAAAGTCACATCAAAAAAAGCTAGAGAAGAGGTGAATTTACGAGTTTATTTAAATGTCGTAAAAAAACATGATGAATATACAATCTTTTACAGAACAAGACAATAATCAATCACAAGTCACTCAGTTAAATCAACAACTAACTCAGCCCAATCAGCAATCATTAACGGCAATCAATCGTGGAAGCTGGTATACCGGCAGTCCCTTTGCTGGAATGCTCGTCGTTATTTTGTTTATTGTTTGGGTCTTATATAAAATGGGATGTTTAAGACACGATTAAAAAAAGAATGTTCTTCGTTAATGAAGAGCATTCTTTTCTTTAAATTGAATAATGGCACTGAGTAATTCATAAACATCTTGTTTCGTTGTCACGTAAGAGGTAATGAAGCGGACAACAGAATGGGTATCATCGTAGGCTTGCCAAATTAAAAAATTAAATCGTTGATGAAGATAATCAATTAGCGAATTAGGTAAAATCGGAAAAAGTTGATTGGTTTCAGTTTCTACTAAAAAGGAGAAGTTAAGAGTTTTTAACCCTTCTTTCAATAACTGGGCCATTTCATTTGCTTCTTGACCAATGGTAAAGTAAAGATTCTGTCTGAAAAGTTCAATGAATTGAATACCAAGTGAACGCCCTTTAGCTAAAAGTGCGCCTTTTTGTTTCATGCTTAAATAAAATTGATGTTGAAGACTTGGATGGTTAATGACAAGAGCCTCTCCAAAAAGAGCGCCGTTTTTTGTTCCTCCGATATAAAAAGCATCTGTCAATTTTGCATAATCTGAAAGCTTCATCGTGTTTGAAGAAGCGGCAAGCGCTGATCCTAACCTGGCCCCATCTAAATAGAGATACATCTCATGCTGATGGCAGAAATTAAAAAGTGCTTCAAGCTCTTTTTTTGAATAAAGCGTTCCAAGTTCAGTAGGGTTTGAAACATATAACAACTTAGGTTCTACCTTATGAAAGCCGTCGTAATTATTATAAGTTTGTTCAAGCTGC of the Turicibacter sp. TJ11 genome contains:
- a CDS encoding low specificity L-threonine aldolase: MINFQIDYADGAHPDILAALMKANQIQTEGYQTDEYCQLAKQSIQKHLNALESEIYFLVGGTQTNLTFISHALRPYQAVLSASTGHVATTETGAIEATGHKIIEIISQDGKISLKQLEQTYNNYDGFHKVEPKLLYVSNPTELGTLYSKKELEALFNFCHQHEMYLYLDGARLGSALAASSNTMKLSDYAKLTDAFYIGGTKNGALFGEALVINHPSLQHQFYLSMKQKGALLAKGRSLGIQFIELFRQNLYFTIGQEANEMAQLLKEGLKTLNFSFLVETETNQLFPILPNSLIDYLHQRFNFLIWQAYDDTHSVVRFITSYVTTKQDVYELLSAIIQFKEKNALH